A window of Rhodococcus sp. SGAir0479 contains these coding sequences:
- a CDS encoding UTP--glucose-1-phosphate uridylyltransferase — translation MTDAVTNDNRCFRTAVVPAAGMGTRFLPATKTVPKELLPVVDTPGIELVAGEAADSGANRLVIVTSPGKDGVVAHFVEDLVLESKLEASGKYHLLEKVRKAPGLLEVDSVIQEEPLGLGHAVGCAEAVLDDDEDAIAVLLPDDLVMPRGVLETMARVRAKRGGTVLCAIDVPKEQVSAYGVFEVETVPDATNPDVLKVTGMVEKPAMEDAPSTFAAAGRYLLDRAIFDALRRITPGAGGELQLTDAIALLISEGHPVHVVVHRGTRHDLGNPGGYLRAAVDFALDSEEYGPSLREWLTDRLQQPSAE, via the coding sequence ATGACAGATGCCGTCACCAATGACAACAGGTGCTTTCGGACGGCGGTCGTTCCGGCTGCAGGGATGGGAACACGGTTCCTACCTGCGACGAAGACCGTCCCGAAGGAGTTACTCCCGGTGGTCGACACCCCGGGCATCGAGTTGGTGGCGGGAGAGGCGGCCGACTCCGGAGCCAACCGTCTCGTCATCGTGACCTCGCCGGGCAAGGACGGTGTCGTCGCTCACTTCGTCGAGGATCTCGTCCTCGAGAGCAAGCTCGAAGCCAGCGGCAAGTACCACCTTCTGGAGAAGGTGCGGAAGGCGCCGGGACTGCTCGAGGTCGACTCGGTCATCCAGGAGGAGCCGCTCGGCCTCGGTCACGCGGTCGGCTGCGCCGAGGCCGTGCTCGACGATGACGAGGACGCCATCGCGGTGCTCCTGCCGGACGATCTCGTCATGCCGCGCGGGGTGCTCGAGACCATGGCGCGCGTCCGCGCCAAGCGGGGCGGCACCGTGCTGTGCGCCATCGACGTTCCCAAGGAGCAGGTCAGCGCGTACGGCGTGTTCGAGGTCGAGACCGTGCCGGACGCCACCAACCCGGATGTCCTCAAGGTCACCGGCATGGTCGAGAAGCCCGCGATGGAGGACGCACCGTCCACGTTCGCGGCGGCCGGGCGCTACCTGCTCGACCGGGCGATCTTCGACGCGCTGCGCCGGATCACCCCGGGGGCGGGCGGGGAGCTGCAGCTCACCGACGCCATCGCACTGCTCATCTCCGAGGGCCACCCGGTCCACGTCGTCGTCCATCGCGGAACTCGACACGATCTGGGAAATCCCGGCGGCTACCTGCGTGCTGCGGTTGACTTTGCGTTGGACAGCGAGGAGTACGGCCCGTCGCTGCGCGAATGGCTGACCGACCGTCTGCAACAGCCGTCCGCCGAATAG
- the glp gene encoding molybdotransferase-like divisome protein Glp produces the protein MRSVEEQQSRVTAAAVAPRPVRVAISEAQGLLCAEEVVTERPLPGFDQAAIDGYAVRSVDVLAAGTDIRGEDGEPTELTLPVVGEVTAGSRQPIRLQPRQAVRVDTGAPLPTLADAVLPMDRTDGGHARVKVYKPVRSGDYVRRAGDDVQPGDVAVRAGTIIGAAQVGLLAAVGRDKVLVHPRPRLSVISVGGELVDIDRTPGPGQVYDVNSYALAAAARDAGADVNRVGIATMDPRRLREVVEGQLIRSEIVVIAGAVGGGASDEVREALADLGDLEVERVAMHPGSVQGFGQLGRDEVPTFLLPSNPVSALVVFEVMVRPLIRIALGRRQPMRRIVTARTVAPITSIANRKGFLRGQLMRDETTGEYLVQALGGAPGASSHLLATLAEANCLVLVDPEVTEIRSGEEVEVAFLAQRG, from the coding sequence ATGCGCTCGGTTGAGGAGCAGCAGTCGCGAGTGACTGCTGCCGCGGTGGCCCCCCGGCCCGTCCGGGTAGCAATCTCCGAGGCACAGGGGCTGCTGTGCGCCGAGGAAGTGGTGACCGAACGGCCACTGCCCGGGTTCGACCAGGCCGCGATCGACGGCTACGCGGTACGCAGCGTCGACGTCCTCGCCGCGGGCACCGACATCCGCGGCGAGGACGGCGAACCGACCGAGCTGACCCTGCCCGTCGTCGGTGAGGTGACCGCGGGGTCGCGCCAGCCGATCCGCCTGCAACCCCGGCAGGCGGTGCGTGTCGACACCGGCGCCCCCCTGCCGACGCTGGCGGACGCGGTCCTTCCCATGGATCGCACGGACGGCGGTCATGCCCGGGTCAAGGTCTACAAGCCGGTCCGCTCCGGCGACTACGTGCGCCGCGCGGGCGACGACGTCCAGCCCGGCGACGTCGCGGTGCGCGCCGGCACGATCATCGGCGCCGCCCAGGTGGGGCTGCTCGCCGCCGTGGGCCGGGACAAGGTGCTGGTGCACCCGCGTCCGCGGCTGTCGGTGATCTCCGTGGGCGGCGAATTGGTCGACATCGACCGCACTCCCGGCCCGGGCCAGGTGTACGACGTCAACTCGTACGCGCTGGCGGCCGCGGCCCGCGACGCGGGCGCCGACGTCAATCGGGTCGGCATCGCGACGATGGATCCGCGCCGGTTGCGGGAGGTCGTCGAGGGGCAGCTCATCCGTTCCGAGATCGTCGTCATCGCGGGCGCGGTCGGCGGCGGCGCCTCCGACGAGGTCCGCGAGGCCCTCGCCGATCTCGGTGATCTCGAGGTCGAGCGCGTGGCCATGCATCCCGGCTCGGTGCAGGGCTTCGGCCAGCTCGGGCGCGACGAGGTCCCGACGTTCCTGCTGCCCTCGAACCCGGTCAGTGCCCTCGTGGTGTTCGAGGTGATGGTGCGTCCGCTCATCCGCATCGCGTTGGGCCGGCGTCAGCCGATGCGCCGGATCGTCACCGCCCGGACGGTCGCGCCCATCACGTCGATCGCCAATCGCAAGGGATTCCTGCGCGGCCAGCTGATGCGCGACGAGACGACGGGGGAGTACCTGGTGCAGGCACTCGGCGGTGCGCCGGGCGCGTCGTCGCACCTGCTCGCCACCCTGGCGGAGGCCAACTGCCTCGTGCTCGTGGACCCGGAGGTCACCGAGATCCGCTCCGGTGAAGAGGTGGAAGTCGCCTTCCTTGCGCAGCGGGGCTGA
- a CDS encoding GNAT family N-acetyltransferase has product MAVHPGWPARLGPLRVAAGRVTLRPIRLRDAAVWSRMRIDNRAELEPWEPTGQAPWADRHHVTAWPGLCSSLRSEARKGRMLPMTIEVDGTFRGQITVGNIIRGALSSAWIGYWVDKAVGGQGVATAALALGLDHCFGPMGLHRVDATVRPENLASRAVLEHAGFREEGLLRRYLDVDGEWRDHLLVAMTVEEVPGSVSDRLVRAGRATWA; this is encoded by the coding sequence GTGGCCGTGCATCCGGGGTGGCCCGCACGGCTCGGACCGTTGCGTGTCGCTGCCGGCCGGGTCACGTTACGCCCCATCCGGTTACGCGATGCTGCCGTGTGGAGCCGGATGCGGATCGACAATCGCGCGGAGCTCGAACCGTGGGAACCGACGGGGCAGGCGCCCTGGGCGGACCGTCACCACGTGACGGCCTGGCCCGGGCTGTGCTCGAGTCTGCGGTCCGAGGCTCGCAAGGGGCGGATGCTGCCGATGACGATCGAGGTGGACGGCACCTTCCGCGGGCAGATCACCGTCGGCAACATCATTCGTGGCGCGCTCAGCTCCGCGTGGATCGGCTACTGGGTCGACAAGGCGGTGGGGGGACAGGGCGTGGCCACCGCCGCGCTCGCGCTGGGACTGGACCACTGCTTCGGACCCATGGGGCTGCACCGGGTGGACGCGACGGTCAGGCCCGAGAACCTCGCGAGCCGAGCGGTGCTGGAGCACGCGGGATTCCGTGAGGAGGGGCTGCTGCGCCGGTATCTCGACGTCGACGGCGAGTGGCGCGACCACCTGTTGGTCGCGATGACCGTCGAGGAGGTTCCCGGGTCGGTGTCCGACCGTCTGGTGCGCGCGGGCCGCGCCACGTGGGCGTGA
- a CDS encoding MspA family porin, which translates to MHGNRRSLLRRRLVRSGTAVAAGAAALALTVTVGSAGAAVSSQPDTSAHAVSFDGWQLDVTQTGQSVNSVVPLSGNQFTRDVFASGRSLATVSGNGGAPFTGGVLEVGYQIGYQADISNGAVITGNAGITPGVVYIPETSENLILTGDPEVPPVVELFNGQALEVGVETPVEGNLSTQITPGTIATVPVQRKECRSMQCAITLRDIHLEVNSAIGTVSIRSYALFTASTDVADDVVVSYGPPVIV; encoded by the coding sequence ATGCACGGAAATCGCCGGTCTCTCCTTCGCCGCAGGCTCGTCCGGTCCGGCACCGCCGTCGCCGCCGGCGCTGCCGCCCTCGCGCTGACGGTGACCGTGGGCTCCGCGGGTGCCGCGGTCAGTTCCCAGCCCGACACCTCGGCCCATGCCGTCAGTTTCGACGGGTGGCAACTCGACGTCACCCAGACGGGCCAATCCGTCAACAGCGTGGTGCCGCTGTCCGGGAACCAGTTCACCCGGGACGTCTTCGCGAGTGGACGCTCGCTGGCGACCGTCAGCGGCAACGGCGGCGCCCCGTTCACGGGCGGTGTGCTCGAGGTCGGCTACCAGATCGGCTACCAGGCCGACATCTCCAACGGCGCGGTGATCACCGGCAACGCGGGGATCACGCCGGGCGTGGTGTACATCCCGGAGACGTCCGAGAACCTGATCCTCACCGGGGATCCCGAGGTCCCCCCGGTGGTGGAACTGTTCAACGGGCAGGCGCTCGAGGTGGGCGTCGAGACTCCGGTGGAGGGCAATCTGTCGACGCAGATCACCCCCGGCACCATCGCGACGGTTCCGGTGCAGCGGAAGGAGTGCAGGTCGATGCAGTGCGCCATCACGCTGCGCGACATCCACCTCGAGGTCAACAGTGCGATCGGAACGGTCTCGATTCGCTCGTACGCCCTCTTCACCGCGTCCACCGACGTGGCCGACGACGTGGTCGTCAGCTACGGGCCGCCGGTCATCGTCTGA
- the sepX gene encoding divisome protein SepX/GlpR — MPSSSIIWVALVAVWLFVLVPMLVSRRPRIRQTTDAALATRVLFRGGASRPARGPAAGHRSDPNWQHGPTSQSSDTHGDDMYGTDAEDRMDVHADPEMTDDAADRTRGAARDFVPNRRGRGGFDPEADAIARAARYQFRQRAVLGLVFAALLTAGLAVALTSVMWSVFAVVACALVGYLAYLRRQVNLEQEIRRRRMARLGRARLGVESDSDDELRLVPSRLRRPGAVVLEVDDGDPAFDHLDHYDAEAVEYGDRRGYDGYADGHGMRRASGM, encoded by the coding sequence ATGCCGAGTTCCTCGATCATCTGGGTCGCGCTCGTCGCTGTCTGGCTGTTCGTCCTTGTACCGATGCTCGTCAGCAGGCGGCCTCGCATCCGACAGACCACGGACGCGGCACTCGCCACTCGAGTGCTCTTCCGGGGTGGGGCGAGTCGGCCGGCACGCGGACCGGCGGCCGGACACCGCAGCGACCCCAACTGGCAGCACGGACCCACCAGTCAGAGCAGTGACACCCACGGCGACGACATGTACGGCACAGACGCGGAGGACCGAATGGACGTTCACGCCGATCCCGAGATGACGGACGACGCAGCCGATCGGACGCGCGGCGCAGCGCGGGACTTCGTCCCGAACCGGCGCGGGCGCGGTGGCTTCGACCCCGAGGCGGACGCGATCGCGCGGGCGGCCCGGTATCAGTTCCGCCAGCGCGCGGTCCTGGGGCTGGTGTTCGCGGCCCTGCTGACCGCCGGTCTCGCCGTCGCGCTCACATCGGTGATGTGGTCGGTGTTCGCCGTGGTGGCGTGCGCGCTCGTCGGATACCTCGCGTACCTGCGTCGCCAGGTCAATCTGGAGCAGGAGATCCGTCGTCGCCGGATGGCGCGCCTCGGACGCGCGCGCCTGGGTGTCGAGTCCGACTCCGACGACGAACTCCGCCTCGTGCCGTCACGGCTGCGTCGACCCGGCGCGGTCGTGCTCGAGGTCGACGACGGCGATCCGGCCTTCGATCATCTCGATCATTACGACGCCGAGGCGGTGGAGTACGGCGACCGTCGCGGCTACGACGGCTACGCCGACGGGCACGGCATGCGCCGCGCGTCCGGCATGTGA
- a CDS encoding helix-turn-helix domain-containing protein — MSDFAARLNKLFDTVHPPGRKPHTNAEVANALVADGHQISKPYISQLRSGQRTNPSDETVAAFAKFFKVKPAYFFNDIYAAKVDHDLELLSQLQGYGLRRLTTRAFDLSEESQALLTTLAEKLRAAEGLPEIPPDASR; from the coding sequence ATGTCTGACTTCGCTGCACGGCTCAACAAGCTCTTCGACACCGTCCACCCTCCGGGACGAAAGCCCCACACGAACGCCGAGGTGGCGAACGCTCTGGTCGCGGACGGGCATCAGATCTCCAAGCCGTACATCTCGCAGCTGCGGTCCGGCCAGCGCACCAACCCCTCCGACGAGACGGTCGCGGCATTCGCGAAATTCTTCAAGGTCAAGCCGGCGTACTTCTTCAACGACATCTACGCCGCGAAGGTCGACCACGACCTCGAACTGCTGTCGCAGTTGCAGGGCTACGGATTGCGCCGGCTCACCACCCGCGCCTTCGATCTGTCGGAGGAATCGCAGGCGCTCCTGACGACGCTGGCGGAGAAACTCCGGGCCGCCGAGGGTCTGCCCGAGATTCCGCCGGACGCCTCGCGCTGA
- a CDS encoding SDR family oxidoreductase, which produces MAITTLDGKKCLITGAASGIGRATAVAAAGRGAELFLTDVNEVGLAETVAIVGRAGGTVSFSAALDISDFEAVTAFADEIHEQFGSLDVVMNVAGISAWGTVENLEHRHWKSMVDVNLMGPIHVIERFVPPMIAAGRGGHLVNVSSAAGLLALPWHAAYSAGKFGLRGVSEVLRYDLKRHGIGVSLVVPGGVRTPLVDTVQIAGVDRSDPRVQKLTWRFEKRAVTPEKVATCILAGIEKNRYLVYTSGDVRFGYWWARKFAPPYEFVMQKANDRFSKLL; this is translated from the coding sequence ATGGCGATCACGACGCTCGACGGAAAGAAGTGCCTGATCACCGGTGCTGCCAGCGGGATCGGTCGCGCCACCGCGGTCGCCGCGGCGGGGCGAGGCGCCGAACTCTTCCTCACCGACGTCAACGAGGTGGGCCTCGCCGAGACGGTCGCCATCGTCGGCCGCGCGGGCGGCACCGTGAGCTTCTCTGCCGCGCTGGACATCTCGGACTTCGAGGCCGTCACCGCGTTCGCCGACGAGATCCACGAGCAGTTCGGCAGCCTCGACGTCGTCATGAACGTCGCCGGCATCTCCGCATGGGGCACCGTGGAGAATCTCGAGCATCGGCACTGGAAGTCGATGGTGGACGTGAATCTGATGGGGCCGATCCACGTCATCGAGCGGTTCGTGCCACCGATGATCGCCGCCGGCCGCGGCGGACATCTCGTCAACGTCTCGTCCGCGGCCGGTCTCCTGGCACTGCCCTGGCACGCCGCGTACAGCGCCGGCAAGTTCGGTCTGCGCGGGGTGTCGGAGGTGCTGCGGTACGACCTCAAACGGCACGGTATCGGGGTGAGCCTCGTCGTTCCCGGGGGCGTCCGGACGCCCCTGGTCGACACCGTCCAGATCGCGGGCGTCGATCGCTCCGATCCGCGGGTCCAGAAGCTCACCTGGCGGTTCGAGAAGCGCGCGGTCACACCCGAGAAGGTCGCCACCTGCATTCTCGCGGGGATCGAGAAGAACCGGTACCTGGTCTACACGTCGGGCGATGTCCGGTTCGGGTATTGGTGGGCCCGTAAGTTCGCACCGCCGTACGAGTTCGTGATGCAGAAGGCCAACGACCGGTTCAGCAAGCTGCTCTAG
- a CDS encoding ABC transporter ATP-binding protein: MSIDLRDIVLTYPDGDSRLRALDDVDLHVALGQLVAVTGPSGSGKSSLLAVAGLLTAPDAGTVAIDGTDVTGLDRGERTDVRREKLGFVFQQSNLLPSLTATEQLLMITHLGGGSVRDGRARARELLCSLGLEGQLDRRPNQLSGGQRQRVAIARSLVNDPAVLLVDEPTSALDEERSREIVALLAELSRERSVATVMVTHDLSQLDLVDAAYEMHSGALRSAAPAGSRQQAPRAAC, encoded by the coding sequence ATGAGCATCGACCTCCGCGACATCGTCCTCACCTACCCCGACGGCGACAGCCGCCTCCGCGCCCTCGACGACGTCGACCTGCACGTGGCCCTAGGACAACTGGTGGCGGTCACCGGACCGTCCGGCTCCGGTAAGTCCAGCCTGCTCGCCGTCGCCGGGCTACTCACCGCACCGGATGCCGGCACGGTGGCGATCGACGGGACGGACGTGACCGGGTTGGACCGCGGCGAGCGCACCGACGTGCGCCGCGAGAAGCTCGGCTTCGTCTTCCAACAGTCGAATCTGCTGCCGTCGCTCACCGCCACCGAGCAACTGCTGATGATCACCCATCTCGGCGGCGGCTCGGTCCGGGACGGCCGCGCCCGCGCCCGCGAACTGCTCTGCAGCCTGGGTCTGGAAGGCCAACTGGACCGGCGGCCCAACCAGCTGTCCGGTGGCCAGCGGCAGCGGGTGGCGATCGCTCGGTCCCTCGTGAACGATCCCGCGGTGCTGCTGGTGGACGAGCCGACCTCGGCGCTGGACGAGGAGCGGAGCCGGGAGATCGTCGCGCTGTTGGCCGAACTCAGCCGCGAACGGTCGGTCGCGACGGTCATGGTGACCCACGATCTGAGCCAACTCGATCTCGTCGACGCGGCGTACGAGATGCACAGCGGAGCGCTGCGCTCCGCCGCACCGGCCGGCTCCCGGCAGCAGGCCCCTAGAGCAGCTTGCTGA
- a CDS encoding ABC transporter permease, producing the protein MFLSIRDLRFAKGRFALMSSALFLISLMVVMLSGLTSGLGNQSVAAVQQLGADHFAFGEPADGQALSFGESSVSAQQRDALAAAEGVDAAALVGIAPVRISTGTRDVAASAFGVDGSSFVSPVPLDAHSAAVDADLAHDNGWGVGSRIAIGGSNFEVAALVDDAFYSHQPVVWIDHGAWASLPSAGGSDGTVIALRTTGGFDGDRAAAASGTAVTDEKGALAAIGSYTSERGSLLLMQAMLMTVSALVVGAFFTVWTIQRGQDLAVLKAVGASTKYLLKDALGQSLIVLTLGAGLGSLAAVGLGAIASRFVPFTLTVSGTLVPFAALIVMGMIGAAAALARIVSIDPQTALANAR; encoded by the coding sequence ATGTTCCTCAGTATCCGAGACCTCCGTTTCGCCAAGGGCCGGTTCGCACTCATGAGCTCGGCGCTGTTTCTGATCTCCCTGATGGTCGTCATGCTGTCCGGACTCACCTCGGGACTGGGTAACCAGTCCGTCGCCGCCGTGCAGCAGCTGGGCGCGGACCACTTCGCGTTCGGCGAGCCGGCCGACGGTCAGGCACTGTCCTTCGGCGAATCCTCCGTGTCCGCACAGCAGCGTGACGCACTTGCCGCCGCGGAGGGTGTCGACGCCGCCGCCCTCGTCGGCATCGCACCGGTCCGAATCTCCACCGGCACCCGGGACGTCGCGGCCTCCGCGTTCGGCGTCGACGGCAGCTCGTTCGTCTCGCCCGTGCCACTCGACGCGCATTCCGCGGCGGTGGACGCCGACCTCGCGCACGACAACGGTTGGGGCGTGGGCAGTCGGATCGCGATCGGCGGCAGCAATTTCGAGGTGGCCGCACTCGTCGACGACGCGTTCTACAGTCATCAGCCGGTGGTGTGGATCGACCACGGCGCCTGGGCGTCGTTGCCGTCGGCCGGCGGCAGCGACGGCACCGTGATCGCACTGCGCACGACCGGAGGCTTCGACGGCGACCGCGCGGCGGCGGCGTCCGGGACGGCCGTCACCGACGAGAAGGGCGCGCTCGCGGCCATCGGCTCGTACACCTCCGAGCGCGGATCGCTGCTGCTCATGCAGGCCATGCTGATGACCGTCAGCGCTCTGGTCGTCGGCGCGTTCTTCACCGTCTGGACCATCCAGCGCGGCCAGGACCTCGCGGTCCTCAAGGCCGTCGGTGCCTCCACGAAGTACCTGTTGAAGGACGCGCTCGGGCAGTCCCTGATCGTGCTGACCCTCGGCGCCGGACTGGGCAGCCTCGCCGCAGTGGGACTGGGCGCCATCGCATCCCGGTTCGTCCCGTTCACGCTGACGGTGTCGGGCACTCTGGTCCCCTTCGCCGCCCTCATCGTGATGGGCATGATCGGCGCCGCCGCGGCCCTGGCGCGCATCGTCTCGATCGACCCGCAGACCGCGCTCGCGAACGCCCGCTGA
- a CDS encoding sensor histidine kinase, producing MRNPDDYHGDTAHRGGVAPVLRVMQIGAHALFVALLAVGTGRALAADDGRWWIPVLALAELGWYGSGVVFARRSRDTGASAGRLWLGVLVLGWLVLVLASPDFVWLSFALFFLCFHLLSVPQALGATVALTAVSVSASLWHGVTNTTASIVGPAIGAAVAAGMAVVYQQLVQEASERQSLVDELTEAHRELLGAQDELVALQRESGALAERSRLARDIHDTLAQGFSSILLLARAGARNSEPVPIFDQIAETAQQNLIEARRVVAALAPADLETAPLESALRRLLDRLTDQTGIAGELITDGEAVALPMDYDVALLRVAQSALANVRLHSHAQRVRVTLGHAGDEVRLDIVDDGVGFDAREAGGFGLRAMRDRLAELGGTLVVESAPGDGTAVAATLPVGRAV from the coding sequence ATGCGGAACCCTGACGACTACCACGGCGACACGGCGCACCGTGGTGGCGTGGCACCCGTGTTGCGCGTCATGCAGATCGGTGCGCACGCCCTCTTCGTGGCGCTGTTGGCCGTCGGGACCGGGCGGGCCCTGGCCGCCGACGACGGACGCTGGTGGATTCCGGTGCTCGCGCTGGCCGAACTGGGCTGGTACGGGTCGGGTGTCGTCTTCGCGAGACGTAGCCGCGACACCGGTGCGTCCGCGGGACGGCTGTGGCTCGGTGTCCTGGTGCTCGGCTGGCTGGTGCTGGTGCTCGCGAGTCCCGACTTCGTGTGGCTGTCGTTCGCGTTGTTCTTCCTCTGTTTCCATCTGCTGTCGGTCCCGCAGGCGCTCGGGGCGACGGTCGCCCTGACCGCGGTGTCGGTCTCCGCGAGCCTGTGGCACGGCGTGACCAACACGACCGCGTCGATCGTGGGGCCGGCGATCGGCGCGGCCGTCGCGGCCGGCATGGCGGTGGTGTACCAGCAGTTGGTGCAGGAGGCGTCCGAGCGTCAGTCGCTGGTGGACGAACTGACCGAGGCGCATCGCGAGTTGCTGGGGGCGCAGGACGAACTGGTTGCGTTGCAACGTGAATCCGGTGCGCTCGCCGAACGGTCGCGGCTGGCGCGCGACATCCACGACACCCTCGCCCAGGGCTTCTCGTCGATTCTGCTGCTGGCCCGGGCCGGGGCCCGCAACTCCGAGCCGGTGCCGATCTTCGACCAGATCGCCGAGACCGCGCAGCAGAACCTCATCGAGGCGCGGCGGGTGGTCGCGGCACTGGCGCCCGCGGACCTCGAGACGGCGCCGCTCGAGTCGGCGCTGCGCCGCCTGCTCGATCGATTGACCGACCAGACCGGCATCGCCGGCGAACTGATCACCGACGGAGAGGCGGTCGCGCTGCCGATGGACTACGACGTGGCCCTGTTGCGCGTCGCGCAGAGTGCGCTCGCGAACGTACGGCTGCACTCGCACGCGCAGCGGGTACGGGTGACGCTCGGTCACGCCGGCGACGAGGTTCGACTCGACATCGTCGACGACGGTGTCGGTTTCGATGCGCGTGAGGCCGGCGGGTTCGGTCTGCGCGCGATGCGTGACCGGCTGGCGGAGCTCGGCGGGACGCTGGTCGTCGAATCCGCTCCCGGCGACGGAACCGCCGTGGCGGCAACACTTCCCGTCGGGAGGG